Proteins encoded by one window of Blautia faecicola:
- a CDS encoding DUF362 domain-containing protein, which translates to MKSEVVILSCESYEEELVYSTLKKGIALLGGWETFLKKEEKILLKPNLVRKTEVERAVITHPAVVKGIVRLLKEEGYVHLSCGDSCGVGSAKKVMEGTGMDQMLEDYGVTIVDFNEGSTVSYPQGHTAKEFFLAKPVQETDALINLCKMKTHALERVTGGVKNLYGCISGLHKAKGHTQYTNADIFARQLIDLNQLIAPRFCVMDGIVAMDGNGPTSGDPVKMNVLLLGNDPVAIDSVYCHLVHLDPQMVPTNVHGETMGLGTWREENIRLLSEDGEITMQEAVERFGNPDFNVDRKKQRSNLWNRFNNGFLRYFQKKPYIVTDKCKKCGVCVEACPVEGKALQFKNGRKQPPVYNYHKCIRCFCCQEMCPHKAIQVK; encoded by the coding sequence ATGAAAAGTGAAGTTGTGATTCTTTCCTGCGAAAGTTATGAGGAAGAACTGGTTTACAGCACACTGAAAAAGGGAATAGCTTTACTAGGGGGATGGGAAACTTTCCTGAAAAAAGAAGAAAAGATTCTGCTGAAACCAAATCTGGTACGAAAAACGGAAGTGGAGCGGGCAGTCATTACCCATCCGGCAGTGGTCAAAGGTATCGTAAGACTGTTGAAAGAAGAAGGCTATGTGCATCTGAGCTGCGGTGATTCCTGCGGTGTGGGGTCAGCGAAGAAAGTCATGGAAGGCACCGGCATGGATCAGATGCTGGAAGATTATGGTGTCACGATCGTTGATTTTAATGAGGGAAGTACGGTATCTTATCCGCAGGGACACACGGCAAAAGAATTCTTCCTGGCAAAACCGGTGCAGGAGACGGATGCGCTGATCAATCTCTGTAAGATGAAGACACATGCACTGGAGCGGGTGACCGGCGGGGTGAAAAACCTCTATGGCTGCATCAGCGGGCTTCACAAAGCCAAAGGACATACCCAATATACAAATGCAGATATCTTTGCAAGACAGCTGATCGACCTGAATCAGCTGATCGCCCCGCGGTTCTGTGTGATGGACGGGATCGTGGCGATGGATGGGAACGGACCGACCTCAGGGGATCCGGTGAAGATGAATGTACTGCTCCTCGGCAATGATCCGGTGGCGATCGACAGTGTATACTGCCACCTGGTACATCTCGATCCGCAGATGGTTCCGACCAATGTGCACGGAGAGACGATGGGACTCGGGACCTGGCGGGAGGAAAATATCCGGTTACTGTCAGAAGACGGCGAGATCACGATGCAGGAGGCGGTGGAACGCTTCGGCAACCCGGATTTTAACGTGGACCGCAAAAAACAGAGGAGCAATCTGTGGAACCGGTTCAACAATGGGTTCCTGCGGTATTTTCAGAAGAAACCGTATATTGTGACGGACAAATGTAAGAAATGCGGCGTCTGTGTGGAAGCCTGTCCGGTGGAAGGAAAAGCGTTGCAGTTTAAAAATGGCAGAAAACAGCCGCCGGTATATAATTACCACAAATGTATCCGGTGCTTCTGCTGTCAGGAAATGTGTCCGCACAAAGCAATTCAGGTAAAATAA
- a CDS encoding adenine phosphoribosyltransferase: protein MKKLEEYVRSIPDFPEPGIIFRDVTSILQDADGLQLAIDSIQEKIKDVDVDVIAGTESRGFIFGVPVAYNLHKPFVPIRKKGKLPCETISQDYDLEYGSATIEMHKDSIKPGQKVVLIDDLIATGGTIEAAAKMVERLGGEVVKIVFLMELAGLKGRERLKDYDVESVICYEGK, encoded by the coding sequence ATGAAAAAGCTTGAAGAATATGTGAGAAGTATTCCGGATTTTCCGGAACCGGGAATTATCTTTCGTGATGTAACCAGTATTTTACAGGATGCAGACGGATTACAGCTGGCGATCGATTCGATTCAGGAAAAAATCAAAGATGTGGACGTGGATGTGATCGCAGGTACCGAGTCGAGAGGTTTTATTTTCGGTGTGCCGGTGGCATATAATTTACATAAGCCATTTGTGCCGATCCGTAAAAAAGGAAAACTGCCGTGCGAGACGATTTCCCAGGATTATGATCTGGAATATGGAAGTGCAACGATCGAGATGCACAAAGATTCCATCAAACCGGGGCAGAAAGTCGTTCTGATCGATGACCTGATCGCTACCGGTGGTACCATAGAAGCAGCTGCAAAGATGGTGGAACGTTTGGGCGGCGAAGTTGTAAAAATTGTATTTCTGATGGAACTTGCAGGACTGAAAGGCAGAGAACGTCTGAAAGATTACGATGTGGAATCTGTCATCTGTTACGAGGGTAAATAA
- the hisS gene encoding histidine--tRNA ligase: MALKKKPVTGMKDILPAEMAIRDYVIRLIKETYGTFGFSSIETPCVEHIENLSSKQGGENEKLIFKILKRGEKLKLETAECEADLVDGGLRYDLTLPLSRYYSNHANELPSPFKALQMGNVWRADRPQRGRYRQFMQCDIDILGEPTNLAEIELILATTTLLGKLDFKNFTIRINDRRILKAMAAYSGFAPESYDTVFIILDKMDKIGLEGVREELEKEGFDKACVDKYLAMFEKITNDVQGVRYVKEKLEGVLDPEYADGLELIMNSVDAVKAADFKIAFDPTLVRGMSYYTGPIFEISMDEFGGSVGGGGRYDEMIGKFTGNNTCACGFSIGFERIIMLLMERGFQVPQIGTKKALLIEKNMPAEGMMKVLKQAEEDRKNGSVVTIAVMKKNKKFQKEQLKEEGYEEIVEFFADRM; this comes from the coding sequence ATGGCATTAAAGAAAAAACCTGTGACAGGTATGAAAGATATCCTGCCTGCAGAGATGGCAATCCGTGATTATGTGATTCGCCTGATAAAGGAAACTTACGGTACTTTCGGTTTCTCATCTATCGAGACTCCATGCGTGGAGCATATCGAAAACCTGTCGAGCAAACAGGGTGGAGAAAACGAAAAACTGATCTTCAAGATTTTAAAAAGAGGAGAAAAACTGAAACTGGAGACTGCGGAATGTGAAGCGGATCTGGTGGATGGAGGTCTTCGTTATGACCTGACATTGCCTCTTTCCAGATATTATTCCAACCATGCCAACGAACTGCCGTCACCGTTCAAAGCCCTGCAGATGGGAAATGTATGGCGTGCAGACCGTCCACAGAGAGGACGTTACCGCCAGTTTATGCAGTGCGATATTGATATTCTCGGTGAGCCGACCAATCTGGCAGAGATCGAACTGATCCTGGCAACCACAACCCTGCTTGGAAAACTGGATTTCAAGAACTTTACGATTCGTATCAACGACAGAAGAATCCTGAAAGCAATGGCTGCCTACAGCGGATTTGCACCGGAATCTTATGATACCGTATTTATCATTCTGGACAAGATGGATAAGATCGGTCTGGAAGGTGTCAGAGAAGAACTGGAAAAAGAAGGATTTGACAAAGCATGTGTGGATAAATATCTTGCTATGTTTGAAAAAATCACCAATGATGTACAGGGTGTACGTTATGTAAAAGAAAAACTGGAAGGTGTACTGGATCCGGAATACGCAGACGGTCTGGAACTGATCATGAACAGTGTGGACGCTGTGAAAGCTGCAGACTTTAAGATTGCGTTTGATCCGACTCTGGTACGCGGTATGTCTTATTATACCGGACCGATCTTCGAGATTTCCATGGATGAGTTCGGCGGAAGCGTCGGCGGTGGCGGACGTTACGATGAGATGATCGGCAAATTCACAGGAAATAATACCTGTGCATGCGGATTCTCCATCGGATTTGAGCGTATTATCATGCTGCTGATGGAACGTGGTTTCCAGGTTCCACAGATCGGAACAAAGAAAGCACTTCTGATTGAGAAAAACATGCCGGCAGAGGGCATGATGAAAGTTCTGAAACAGGCAGAAGAAGACCGGAAAAACGGATCTGTTGTTACGATTGCGGTTATGAAGAAAAACAAAAAGTTCCAGAAGGAACAGCTTAAAGAAGAGGGATACGAAGAAATCGTAGAATTCTTTGCAGACAGAATGTAA
- a CDS encoding RelA/SpoT family protein encodes MEDGKTKTEEERIQEIEEVEANVKCMKDFTSPEQLYEELIRSIRKYHPSTDISMIEKAYRIAAKAHEGQKRKSGEPYIIHPLCVAIILADLELDKETIVAGLLHDVVEDTVMTTEDLTREFGSEVALLVDGVTKLGQLNYSADKVEVQAENLRKMFLAMAKDIRVILVKLADRLHNMRTAQYWSEPKQKEKARETMDIYAPIAQRLGISKIKIELDDLSLKYLKPEVYYDLVEKINLRKGEREAFVQGIVDEVKEHMEEADIQAEVNGRVKHFFSIYKKMVNQDKTLDQIYDLFAVRIIVDTVKDCYAALGVIHEMYTPIPGRFKDYIAMPKPNMYQSLHTTLIGPKGRPFEIQIRTFEMHRTAEYGIAAHWKYKEASDGKKPVAQQEEEKLSWLRQILEWQRDMSDNKEFLSLLKSDLDLFNENVYCFSPAGDVKTLPRGSSTVDFAYSVHSAVGNKMVGARVNGKLVPIEYEIKNGDRVEIITSQNSKGPSRDWLKIVKSTQAKNKINQWFKQERKEDNILKGKEMLASYAKLKGRTLGELTKPKYMEAVMRKYGFRDWESVLAALGHGGLKEGQILNKLIEAYEKEHKKEITDEKVLEAAAEAKEKLPIVKKEKGGIVVKGIDDVAVRFAKCCSPIPGDEIVGFVTRGRGVTIHRTDCVNVMNLSEAERVRLIDAEWQGSNLTSGLYTAEINVYANNRTGLLVDISRIFTERKIDLTTINSRTSKQGRATISMTFDVHSTEELNSIVEKIRQVESVLDIERTTG; translated from the coding sequence ATGGAAGATGGAAAAACAAAAACGGAAGAGGAACGAATCCAGGAGATCGAAGAAGTAGAAGCAAATGTCAAATGCATGAAGGATTTTACCAGTCCGGAGCAGCTGTATGAGGAACTGATCCGCAGTATTCGAAAATATCATCCGTCCACCGATATCTCCATGATCGAAAAGGCCTATCGGATCGCCGCAAAGGCGCACGAAGGCCAGAAGAGAAAATCCGGGGAGCCTTATATCATTCATCCCCTGTGTGTGGCGATCATTCTGGCGGATCTGGAGCTGGATAAAGAGACGATCGTTGCCGGACTGTTACACGATGTCGTAGAGGACACCGTGATGACAACAGAGGATCTGACGCGGGAGTTCGGCAGTGAGGTGGCACTTCTGGTAGACGGTGTTACCAAACTGGGACAGCTGAATTATTCTGCGGATAAGGTGGAAGTACAGGCGGAAAACTTAAGAAAGATGTTCCTTGCCATGGCAAAGGACATCCGTGTGATTCTGGTAAAACTGGCGGACCGGCTGCACAACATGCGTACCGCACAGTACTGGTCGGAGCCGAAACAGAAGGAAAAAGCCAGAGAGACGATGGATATCTATGCGCCGATCGCACAGCGTCTCGGTATTTCCAAGATCAAGATCGAGCTGGATGACCTTTCTTTAAAATATCTGAAGCCGGAAGTCTATTACGATCTGGTGGAAAAGATCAATCTCCGAAAAGGAGAGAGGGAAGCGTTTGTCCAGGGCATTGTGGATGAAGTAAAAGAACACATGGAAGAGGCGGATATCCAGGCAGAGGTCAACGGAAGGGTAAAACATTTCTTCAGTATCTATAAAAAGATGGTCAACCAGGATAAGACGCTGGATCAGATCTACGATCTGTTTGCCGTGCGTATTATCGTGGATACGGTCAAGGACTGTTATGCGGCACTCGGTGTGATCCATGAGATGTATACGCCGATTCCGGGACGGTTCAAGGACTATATTGCGATGCCGAAACCGAACATGTATCAGTCTCTGCATACCACGCTGATCGGACCCAAGGGAAGACCTTTTGAGATCCAGATCCGTACGTTTGAGATGCATCGTACCGCAGAGTATGGTATTGCAGCACACTGGAAATACAAAGAAGCTTCCGATGGCAAGAAACCGGTGGCACAGCAGGAAGAAGAGAAGTTGAGCTGGCTTCGTCAGATCCTGGAGTGGCAGCGGGACATGTCGGATAACAAAGAGTTCCTGAGTCTGTTAAAGAGTGATCTGGATCTCTTTAATGAAAATGTATACTGTTTCAGTCCGGCGGGAGATGTCAAGACTCTTCCACGTGGTTCCAGCACCGTAGATTTTGCCTACAGTGTACACAGTGCCGTGGGAAATAAGATGGTTGGCGCGAGAGTCAACGGAAAACTGGTTCCGATCGAGTATGAGATCAAAAACGGTGACCGTGTGGAGATCATCACCTCACAGAATTCCAAGGGACCGAGCCGTGACTGGTTAAAGATCGTCAAAAGTACCCAGGCAAAGAATAAGATCAACCAGTGGTTCAAGCAGGAGCGGAAAGAGGATAACATCCTCAAAGGAAAAGAAATGCTTGCCAGCTATGCCAAATTAAAGGGCAGAACACTGGGAGAACTGACCAAGCCGAAATACATGGAAGCCGTGATGCGTAAATACGGATTCCGTGACTGGGAAAGTGTGCTTGCCGCACTGGGACACGGAGGCTTAAAAGAAGGACAGATTCTGAATAAGCTGATTGAGGCTTACGAGAAAGAGCATAAAAAAGAGATCACCGATGAGAAAGTTCTGGAGGCAGCTGCGGAAGCAAAAGAAAAACTGCCGATCGTGAAGAAAGAAAAAGGCGGTATCGTTGTAAAAGGGATCGACGATGTGGCAGTACGATTTGCAAAATGCTGTAGCCCGATTCCGGGAGATGAGATTGTCGGTTTTGTAACGAGAGGTCGTGGTGTCACGATCCACCGCACAGACTGTGTCAACGTCATGAATCTTTCCGAGGCAGAACGCGTGCGTCTGATCGATGCGGAGTGGCAGGGCAGCAATCTGACCAGCGGACTTTATACGGCAGAGATCAATGTATATGCCAATAACAGAACCGGTCTTCTGGTCGATATCTCAAGGATCTTTACCGAGCGTAAGATCGACCTGACAACTATCAACAGCCGGACGAGCAAACAGGGACGTGCGACGATTTCCATGACATTTGATGTACACAGTACGGAAGAACTGAACAGTATCGTGGAAAAGATCCGTCAGGTGGAGAGTGTCCTTGATATTGAACGTACCACCGGCTGA
- a CDS encoding MBL fold metallo-hydrolase, whose translation MKKAVIEQLVLGMVGTNTWLIKNKENGELLIVDPADESARIEEKINRMGGKPVAILLTHGHFDHMLAADDLRDEYGIPVIACAAEQQVLTDAMKNLSGSWASAHVLLADQWVCDGKKLDLAGFSIEVFHTPGHTAGSCCYYLPEEEVLFSGDTLFAQSVGRTDFPTGSGADMQASVKRLLKELPETTRVCPGHNEETTIGYEKRYNPFA comes from the coding sequence ATGAAAAAAGCAGTGATCGAACAGCTGGTACTGGGGATGGTAGGAACCAATACCTGGCTGATCAAAAATAAAGAAAACGGCGAACTGCTGATCGTCGATCCGGCGGATGAGAGTGCACGGATCGAAGAAAAAATTAACCGTATGGGAGGAAAGCCTGTGGCGATTCTCCTGACACATGGTCATTTTGATCACATGCTGGCGGCAGATGATCTGAGGGACGAATACGGGATCCCGGTCATCGCCTGTGCAGCGGAACAGCAGGTGCTCACCGATGCGATGAAAAATCTTTCGGGAAGCTGGGCAAGTGCTCATGTACTGCTGGCGGATCAGTGGGTCTGTGACGGAAAAAAACTGGATCTTGCAGGATTTTCCATTGAAGTCTTCCACACACCGGGACATACGGCGGGAAGCTGCTGTTATTATCTGCCGGAAGAAGAAGTGCTCTTCTCCGGAGATACGCTGTTTGCACAGAGTGTTGGAAGAACGGATTTCCCGACGGGAAGCGGTGCCGATATGCAGGCGAGTGTGAAACGCCTGTTAAAAGAACTTCCGGAGACAACGAGAGTCTGTCCGGGACATAACGAAGAAACAACAATAGGATATGAAAAGAGGTACAATCCTTTTGCTTAA
- a CDS encoding HD-GYP domain-containing protein: MIAVNKYVNQQHLLQYSLDEQLIHGMRVSNLAYQVAKELGEPEEFCHDLAVAGMLHDIGKEAVSEDLDDMDAPLIVEEIHYVRLHAQASYEILKAKGYKESILLAVRHHHENYDGSGYPDNLSGEGIPLGARIIRVCDVYAALTSDRPYRKAFESQSAVQMMIEEIKDFDVKVFLAFQRMIHKNKEKEITLWH, encoded by the coding sequence ATGATTGCGGTGAACAAATATGTCAATCAGCAGCATCTGCTACAGTACAGCCTGGATGAGCAGCTGATACACGGGATGCGGGTCAGCAACCTGGCGTATCAGGTGGCAAAAGAACTGGGAGAACCGGAAGAATTCTGCCATGACCTTGCGGTAGCGGGGATGCTTCATGATATCGGAAAAGAAGCGGTATCGGAGGATCTGGACGATATGGATGCGCCTCTGATCGTAGAAGAGATCCATTATGTCCGGCTTCATGCGCAGGCGAGTTATGAGATTCTGAAAGCAAAAGGCTATAAAGAATCCATTCTTCTTGCGGTGCGCCATCACCATGAAAATTATGATGGCAGCGGCTATCCGGACAATCTTTCAGGAGAAGGGATTCCGCTTGGTGCCCGTATTATCCGTGTCTGTGATGTATATGCAGCACTGACTTCAGACCGTCCGTACCGCAAGGCTTTTGAAAGCCAGTCGGCGGTGCAGATGATGATCGAAGAGATAAAAGATTTTGATGTAAAGGTATTTCTTGCCTTTCAAAGAATGATCCATAAGAATAAGGAAAAGGAGATTACATTATGGCATTAA
- a CDS encoding AEC family transporter yields the protein MENLIFSLNATVPIFLTMILGFVFRKVGLMDEEFTNKANKFVFQAALPALLFSDLSQANFLDVWNGTFVAYCALTTIACIVITILISCLWKDKSIQGEFVQGAYRSSAAILGIAFIQNIYGTSGMAPLMIIASVPIYNIMAVTVLAFLKPERDRLDGALIKKTLKGIATNPIILGILAGVIWSGFKLPCPPILIKTVDNLGKLATPLGLMAMGAAFDVKKAFGKIKLAVTATVLKLVVWCAVFLPIAVMLGFRQEELIAILVMLGSATTVSSYVMARNMGHEGVLASSIVMLTTFFSGFTLTFWLYLLRSMGMI from the coding sequence ATGGAAAATCTGATATTTAGTCTGAATGCCACAGTGCCTATTTTTCTTACGATGATTCTGGGATTCGTCTTTCGAAAAGTGGGACTGATGGATGAAGAGTTTACCAATAAAGCGAATAAATTTGTCTTCCAGGCGGCACTGCCGGCGCTGCTGTTTTCGGATCTTTCCCAGGCAAACTTTCTGGATGTGTGGAACGGTACGTTTGTGGCATACTGTGCACTGACAACGATTGCCTGTATCGTGATCACCATTCTGATCTCCTGTCTCTGGAAGGATAAAAGTATTCAGGGAGAATTCGTGCAGGGAGCGTACCGCAGCAGTGCGGCGATCCTTGGCATCGCATTTATCCAGAACATCTACGGAACTTCCGGAATGGCACCGCTGATGATCATTGCTTCTGTGCCGATTTATAATATCATGGCGGTTACGGTGCTGGCATTTTTAAAACCGGAGAGAGACCGGCTGGATGGAGCGCTGATCAAAAAAACGCTGAAGGGAATCGCAACAAATCCGATCATTCTTGGTATCCTTGCAGGAGTCATCTGGTCAGGGTTCAAACTTCCGTGTCCGCCGATCCTGATCAAAACGGTGGATAATCTCGGAAAACTGGCAACACCGCTGGGACTGATGGCGATGGGTGCTGCGTTTGATGTGAAAAAAGCATTTGGAAAGATCAAACTGGCAGTTACAGCTACCGTGCTCAAACTGGTGGTATGGTGTGCGGTATTTTTACCGATCGCTGTGATGCTTGGCTTCCGTCAGGAAGAACTGATCGCGATCCTCGTTATGCTTGGTTCGGCGACAACGGTGAGTTCTTATGTTATGGCAAGAAATATGGGACATGAGGGGGTACTGGCGTCGAGCATTGTGATGTTGACGACATTTTTCAGCGGATTCACACTGACATTCTGGCTGTACCTGCTTCGCAGTATGGGAATGATCTGA
- a CDS encoding AEC family transporter — MKNLVFCLNATLPIFFTMLLGYAFRRIGLLDESFIKKINRFVFRAALPLLLLEDLWEADFQTLWDGKFVGFCAAITIVGGLLSVLCSRLVKDAKIRGEFAQAAFRSNSALLGIAFISNIYGKSDMASLMLIGNVPFNNILAVIILLFMKPDGEKKDAGNLAKETVKGILTNPIILGIAGGMLLSVCHVPQVPIVSKTVHNLTSLATPLGLMAMGGSFEGEKAIGQIRPALGATFLRLAGIAMIALPLAALSGLRNEQMVGALVVAGSSSAVSCFIMAKNMGHEGTLTSSVVMLTTLGSAFTMTAWLYVLRCFGLV, encoded by the coding sequence ATGAAAAATCTGGTCTTTTGTTTAAATGCCACGCTGCCGATCTTTTTTACGATGCTTCTGGGATATGCCTTCCGGAGGATCGGACTGCTGGATGAAAGTTTTATCAAGAAAATCAACCGGTTCGTCTTCCGGGCAGCACTGCCGCTATTACTGCTGGAAGATCTCTGGGAGGCGGATTTTCAGACGCTGTGGGATGGAAAATTTGTCGGCTTCTGTGCGGCGATCACGATCGTCGGCGGGCTGCTCAGTGTATTGTGTTCGAGACTCGTCAAAGATGCGAAGATCCGCGGGGAGTTCGCACAGGCAGCTTTCCGGAGCAATTCGGCACTTCTTGGCATCGCATTTATCAGCAATATTTACGGAAAATCGGATATGGCATCCTTAATGTTAATCGGAAATGTGCCGTTTAACAACATTCTGGCGGTGATCATCCTGCTCTTTATGAAACCGGACGGGGAAAAGAAGGATGCAGGGAATCTGGCAAAGGAGACGGTGAAGGGGATCCTTACAAATCCGATCATTCTCGGTATCGCCGGGGGAATGCTTCTGTCCGTCTGTCATGTGCCGCAGGTGCCGATCGTCAGCAAGACAGTGCACAATCTGACCAGTCTGGCCACACCGCTTGGTCTCATGGCGATGGGTGGCTCCTTTGAGGGAGAGAAAGCAATCGGTCAGATCCGGCCGGCACTTGGTGCAACGTTTTTGCGACTGGCAGGAATTGCCATGATTGCCCTGCCGCTTGCAGCCCTGAGCGGATTACGAAACGAACAGATGGTAGGAGCACTTGTAGTGGCAGGTTCTTCTTCCGCAGTCAGTTGCTTTATTATGGCAAAAAATATGGGACACGAAGGAACGCTTACCTCGAGTGTGGTCATGCTTACTACGCTGGGAAGTGCTTTTACTATGACAGCATGGCTGTATGTGCTGCGTTGCTTCGGTCTGGTGTAG
- the hemZ gene encoding coproporphyrinogen dehydrogenase HemZ, giving the protein MKRGTILLLNNIAIRFNKKDFEYDVYSLVKAFYPHAQVTMFYEGEEEPEGAYGMLLLVAYGSQEICLAVEKDGTEIFRQQVAVDYEKDRPETKNVLKRLVYGALCQVTGKTLPWGDLTGIRPTKIPMKLLEEGWKNTQIAQYMRETYGVSNEKTALAITIANREKALLQDLDYENGYSLYVGIPFCPSICLYCSFGSHPLERWTKRVDEYLDALCKELTFIREEMGERKLTTVYIGGGTPTTLEPEQLRRLLSHIQTTFDFTWVKEYTVEAGRPDSITREKLQVMKEFPVTRISVNPQTMNQKTLDVIGRKHTVEDTVNIFHMARELGFDNINMDLIIGLPGEGKEEVAHTLQEVENLHPDSLTIHSLALKRATRLNLFKDKYEEMSFENSQEIMEMTQQCARNMGMGPYYLYRQKNIAGNFENVGYAEVDKAGIYNILIMEEKQTILAAGAGASTKFVFEHGTRIERVENVKDVNNYILRIDEMLERKRVGIEKYLNG; this is encoded by the coding sequence ATGAAAAGAGGTACAATCCTTTTGCTTAACAATATAGCGATTCGATTTAATAAAAAAGATTTTGAATATGATGTATACTCTCTGGTGAAAGCCTTTTATCCTCATGCACAGGTTACGATGTTCTATGAGGGAGAGGAAGAACCGGAGGGAGCGTACGGGATGCTTCTCCTGGTTGCCTATGGCAGTCAGGAGATTTGTCTGGCTGTTGAAAAAGACGGCACGGAGATTTTCAGACAGCAGGTAGCTGTGGATTATGAAAAAGACCGTCCGGAGACGAAAAACGTGCTGAAACGTCTGGTGTACGGCGCCCTGTGCCAGGTGACCGGGAAAACGCTTCCGTGGGGAGATCTTACCGGAATCCGGCCGACGAAGATCCCGATGAAACTTCTCGAAGAGGGATGGAAAAATACACAGATCGCGCAGTATATGCGGGAAACATATGGCGTAAGCAACGAAAAAACCGCTCTGGCGATCACGATTGCCAACCGGGAGAAGGCGTTGCTGCAGGATCTGGACTATGAAAACGGTTACAGTCTCTATGTAGGAATTCCGTTCTGTCCGAGTATCTGTCTGTACTGTTCCTTTGGATCTCATCCGTTGGAACGGTGGACGAAACGGGTGGATGAATATCTGGATGCTCTGTGCAAGGAGCTGACCTTTATCCGGGAAGAGATGGGAGAACGGAAACTGACGACGGTTTATATCGGAGGCGGTACGCCGACGACGCTGGAACCGGAGCAGCTTCGCAGACTGCTTTCTCACATTCAGACGACTTTTGATTTTACCTGGGTCAAAGAGTATACCGTGGAAGCGGGACGACCGGACAGCATCACCAGAGAAAAACTGCAGGTGATGAAAGAATTTCCGGTGACGAGAATTTCCGTCAATCCGCAGACGATGAACCAGAAAACGCTGGATGTGATCGGAAGAAAACATACCGTGGAAGATACGGTCAATATTTTCCATATGGCAAGAGAACTGGGATTTGACAATATCAATATGGATCTGATCATCGGTCTTCCGGGAGAGGGAAAAGAAGAAGTGGCGCATACGCTGCAGGAGGTAGAAAACCTGCATCCGGACAGCCTGACGATCCATTCCCTGGCACTGAAACGTGCGACAAGACTGAATCTGTTCAAAGATAAATACGAAGAAATGTCGTTTGAGAACAGCCAGGAGATCATGGAGATGACCCAGCAGTGTGCCAGAAATATGGGCATGGGTCCGTATTATCTGTACCGCCAGAAGAATATTGCGGGAAATTTTGAAAATGTAGGTTACGCAGAGGTTGACAAAGCGGGAATATACAATATACTGATTATGGAAGAAAAACAGACCATTCTTGCGGCGGGTGCGGGAGCATCCACCAAATTTGTGTTTGAGCACGGAACCCGGATCGAACGGGTGGAGAATGTAAAAGATGTCAACAATTATATTCTCCGGATCGATGAAATGCTCGAGCGGAAGAGAGTGGGAATAGAGAAATATCTGAACGGGTGA